Within Polypterus senegalus isolate Bchr_013 unplaced genomic scaffold, ASM1683550v1 scaffold_5844, whole genome shotgun sequence, the genomic segment ATAAATGAGGTGAAAATGACAGGTGACATTTAAACCTGCGCACAAACATCAGGAGGGATTGGCGTCAAGATGAGGTTATGAAAGAAATGACAGAGGAGGACAAGACCAAGAAGTACAAAACACAGGGATACTAATCTCCAAAAATGACAAatctaaaatgtgaaaaagctttGTCTTGAAAGAATGAAAGCACCAACATGCCATGTCATTAAAATACAACTTCCATTACCTGCTAGGCGTGCCTTGTAAATACAAATCTGGTTGGAATGAAACGCACACACCCAGGACGGCAGGACCAGAGCTGAAGATCCCCTGCCTTTGAATGACAGCGCGCAGGCCGCCCGCCACAAGAGGGCGCGCTTAGCTCAAACTGGGCGCCTCATCTTGGACTTCCGGCCGTCATCGACGACCCGCTTGCTTTCCGTTACTCGGCTGTTCTCCGGTACGCTGTGTGTCACTGTGCTCCATCACCATGGTTTTGCTGACAATGATCGCTAGGATTGCGGACGGACTGCCGCTTGCCGCTTCCATGCAGGAGGACGAACAGGTGCGCTTGGTGGGGCGGTGCGGGGTGTCGTCGTTCGCCGGCTGCCTGCCTGTTTAGTGTTCCCTGTGGTGCTGACGCGCCGCTGTTTCTTTCTCTTGCAGTCCGGCCGCGACCTCCAACAGTACCAAAACCAGGCCAAGCAGCTCTTCCGTAAGCTCAACGAGCACTCGCCCACCCGGTGCACGCTGGAGGCCGGGCCCGTCACCTTCCAGTAAGTGGCCCCCGGCCCCGCACGGTCGCCGGCTTCGCGAGCGCCGGCCGCCCCCAGTGACGCCGTGTTGCTGTCTCTTGTCTGTCTTTCAGCTACGCCATCGAGAAAGGGGTCTGCTACCTGGTGCTCTGCGAGGCGAGCTTCGCCAAGAAACTGGCATTCGCCTACCTCGAGGACCTGCAGGCCGAGTTCGACGAGCAGCACGGGAAGAAGGTGTCCACGGTGTCCCGGCCGTACTCCTTCATCGAGTTCGGTGAGTCGATGCGCATCTTCGCAGCGCTGCCTGCGTTGGTTTGCGTCGCTCGGCGGCCCGTTGTAAGCGTCTCGATTGCTTCCTTTGCAGACACGTACATCCAGAAGACCAAGAAGTCGTACATTGACAGCCGTGCCCGGCGCAACCTGGGGAGCATCAACAGCGATCTGCAGGACGTGCAGAGGATTATGGTGGCCAACATCGAGGAGGTCCTGCAGCGAGGAGAGGCGCTCTCAGGTGACTGGCGTCTTGATGTAATGAAACAACAGGGCGGCGGCTTTACGTTTTACCGAGGGGTTCCCCTCCGCGCTGATTTTGTTTCTAGCGGTGCCCGGTGCCACCCTTCACACGGCACCTGGCCTCACGTGCTTCGTGGTCCTGGCAAGTGAAGGTCCTTTTAGATTTGCAGATTTTTGCACACAAGGCACACTGGCGGTCTGTCAAATTTCAAATGAGTTCAGTCGGTGACTTCTGAAAGGTTTTGTCACAATCTGAAGGTCCCCAAGTGCTGCTTCAAGCTGGATGGTTGGCCGTTTTGAATATTTTGGGGCAGCCTATGGTTGTATGCTTGGTCTTGTCTGACATGGCGGCCTTTTGAATCCTCCAGCAGTAAAAAGGATGATGGTGTCCACTAGCAGACCACACCTCAGCCAATCGGATATGGCCAACCAAAGGCACATCtgaatgtatagggtggtccggatctaattttgcaattttcattacactataacttaagtttattacatggaaaataacctgaaaaatcccagaccatcaaagtgtgcgaactgacgacctgaagaatcgtcttcgtgccaaactggaatcaaagtcatccagacgatctggaccaccctgtagtcaAGTGTAAAACACACATAGGAAGGGACCTTACTTAACACAAGATGTCAGACCCCTGTTCACTCCTGGCTGGCTGGCACAGAGCTGGCATTTCAGTGTGGTTGGTGGCACTTTACGTATCCCAGAGATTCACCCGGTGCCATAGCTCTTTGAAAGGACCAGGCTCGGTT encodes:
- the sec22bb gene encoding vesicle-trafficking protein SEC22b-B gives rise to the protein MVLLTMIARIADGLPLAASMQEDEQSGRDLQQYQNQAKQLFRKLNEHSPTRCTLEAGPVTFHYAIEKGVCYLVLCEASFAKKLAFAYLEDLQAEFDEQHGKKVSTVSRPYSFIEFDTYIQKTKKSYIDSRARRNLGSINSDLQDVQRIMVANIEEVLQRGEALSGDWRLDVMKQQGGGFTFYRGVPLRADFVSSGARCHPSHGTWPHVLRGPGK